The following DNA comes from Besnoitia besnoiti strain Bb-Ger1 chromosome Unknown contig00129, whole genome shotgun sequence.
gtagcatctcctatgctccttaacatcacagctatgtcgaattatcgcacccagataactccataccagtgaaccggtttgtaactccgcttcatatcgtacctgaatggtactttttagcatattatgcggtgttaaaagtaatcccatccaaaaccggtggtttgttagtatttatgttatcaacatgtcaatgaaatatcaacaacgatgaaacttatttggttaacataacaacatagaaggtaaagctggatttacgttcaaactttacactggatacgtttcaatgttaacttactaaataccatgggagcgaagagaatctaatatgtaactccgttcatggaaatcaaaagagctttcactgattgtatttatgaaacgtgattagttcacgctagccaacacgatccggttgtttgggaataatatccctattttaagggattgatatgtgctacaataacacagtccggtacgaagtcgaaacaaggtagttgatggtgaaccagtggctgaacaaacctttttattgattatgctgactttagtcccgagaaactacagttctgctgtaaactgaggagtcaagtaggttACAAACCGTACAcaggattaattatgtccatctgtgcatctaagttgagactatcggttatatattttaacgctaacttcccggttaaaacatcccttttctttgaaatacacttcccttctcgcgtttagcatgatctcaaagtaccagaagccatgtgattctatatagtataacgggacattagaccgaacctgcgatagataaatatatcttggatgattgtatattagcggctaaatgtcaatcaaacatgcgaattttaggtttttccatgaaatctatttggaagaagaggcttgatagtactaccgtaagtacataatatacagtcccagcagtagcggttaaactatagaagagtcgagtattatccatgcataccaggcgtaaaaagcgttcatccagttactaaacaggtgccaagccaacaagaatccgatccgtgtattccgtacagactaacattaagaaggcgactaccaaagtgaatgtcatgatattcgtacagtttgtatacaaatgttggtttttcaaatatacgctggataccactataacttaatgcacttaacatgatggtcatgaaaaacacaagagaacttggatccggtaaacaaagaccttcaagatctaaacccagtagtccaactcgtagtatatactccccagaaaaaggtagtttatatcaatctaggaatcccatttttagtaagtgtaacatggagtctaacttcagttgttatctgattggtattgcatgcctggtgacttagaatattGATTCtttattaatgggagcacagttccctgggtatccaatccagtgctctgccttgggcattgaaactaacccacagttcaaccctgtattataaaatccagtagactcatgtccttgtcgtttatataaatctattaatgcttgtcaagttccttgtatctagttagctcactgcgtacttaggatcagaccaaaagagttcactaatggtactaagaaaataggagatcgcgttagttcttggaaaacgacttccgaaccaccaatatatattggtacacaaagaagttaccatatcctccgtaacaaagcaggcattaagaacataaagatcatagctaggccatgtatcgttattatcaacattataagtagctatcgtctctgtacaaatgatccgcgatccagaactgtataactcaaatcgaataaacaaagacattatagttcctagaatactgaagatgactccggttatgagatacagacaaccaagttctttatgattgcagtacaccaccaccccactggactgcttaagacagctaaaagtgttggatttcaatatcctactacattaagattattccacatcgttatgttctaggcgtaatatatggattcttgttctcactcatcttaacagcgagagaaaaactactaactcagatgctagtctaatcagtagcatcgtacttggagttatcatctctgagacaggattatttatcagctttttctggggagtatatactacgagtttggactactggttttagatcttgaaggtctttgtttaccggatccaagttctcttgtgcttttcatgaccatcatgttaagtgcattaagtatagtggtatccagcgtatatttgaaaaaccaacatttgtatacaagctgtacgaatatcatgacattcactttggtagtcgccttcttaatgttagtctgtacggaatacacggatcggattcttgttgcctggcacctgttttagtaactggatgaacgctttttacgcctggttgcatggataatactcgactcttctatagtttaaaccgctactgctgggactgtatattatgtacttacggtagtactatcaagcctcttcttaaatagatttcatgaaaacctaaaattcgcatgtttgattgacatttagccgctaatatacaatcatccaagatatatttatctatcgcaggttcggtctaatgtcccgttatactatatagatcacatggcttctggtactttgagatcatgctaacggcgagaagggaagtgtgtttcaataactagctgagtgcttgtacggaggatatggtaacttctttgtaccaatatatattggtggttcggaagtcgttttccccaagaactaacgcgatctcctattttctagtaccattaggttctgtgttgttaactcaaagtattttgttccgagtttggtagtggtcttggttggacaatgtatcctccactaagtactagccttgatggtgttaaatccagaggcaactgattggattatcggaggtcttgcagtactaggaattagtagtattttaagttctattaacttccttggtacttgcgtcttcatgggttctaatgctggtgctaagaactatattctatatatctgggctatcatatttactgcccttatgttagtcttcactctactattcttactggtggattagttatgatccttcttgatctacacgtaaacactgaattttatgattctatgtattctggtgatagtgtacttttatcaacatctattctggttcttcggacatccagaggtatacattctaattttacctgcttttggtgtagtctcgcagacattatctatgtatgctgctagatctgtttcggtggacaatctatgatcttagctatgggttgtatttctattctaggttccttagtatgggcacatcatatgatgacagtcggtctagaggtagataccagagttatttctctgctatgactattatgattgcaattcctaccggtactaagattttcaactggttaggtacctatatggctagccatacaactacaagaactgtagatctatgggctgctcttagttttatcctattgtttactctaaggtggtactacaggtgtagttatggtaacgctggtatggatattgccctacatgatacatactatattgtagctcatttccatttcgtattatctcttggtgcagtactagctactatatgtggctttatcttctatagcagagatatgttcggagatactgtaaatctattccatgtaaataccggtgcttctccatatttaagcatctggtttgtagtcttcttaggtagtatcttattaattttcatccctatgcatatacttggtttcaacgttatgccaagaaggataccagattacctgattatctttgttatattaatacatggtgttcaattggttctatatccacaatagttatcatcttaactatgctctgctaatgcacttaacatgatggtcatgaaaagcacaagagaacttggatccggtaaacaaagacttcaagatctaaaccagtagtccaactcgtagtatatactccccagaaaaagctgataaataatcctgtctcagagatgataactccaagtacgatgctactgattagacta
Coding sequences within:
- a CDS encoding uncharacterized protein (encoded by transcript BESB_022150); amino-acid sequence: MVMKSTRELGSETIATYNVDNNDTWPSYDLYVLNACFVTEDMRIFEKPTFVYKLYEYHDIHFGSRLLNVSLYGIHGSDSCWLGTCLVTG